Below is a window of Fusobacterium varium DNA.
ACTAAAAATAGTTGAGAACAGAAAATAAAAATCTTTTATAAAAAAACAGTTGTTAGTGAAAAAATATTTTTTTATTTTTGTAATTTGAATAATTGTTTAATTATATTTTTTATGTTACACTAATCTTACAAATATTGTTATTCTAATAAGTTAGTATATGATAAAGTGTATTTATGGAGGAAGAGAAAATGAATGCAGAGCAATATATAAAAGAGATTATAGAAAAAGTAAAAATTAAAGATAAAGGAGAGGAAACTTTTATTCAAGCAGTAGAAGAGGTTTTAACAAGTTTAACTCCTTTTATAGAGCAAAATCCTCAATATATTGAAAATAATATTTTAGAGAGAATTACTGAACCAGAGAGACAGATAATTTTTAAAGTACCTTGGGAAGATGACAATGGAAAAATTCAAGTAAATAGAGGGTTTAGAGTAGAATTTAATGGAGTTTTAGGACCATACAAAGGGGGACTTAGATTTCATCCATCAGTAGCATTGGATTCTATGAAGTTTTTATCTTTTGAACAAACATTTAAAAATGCTTTAACTGGACTTCCAATTGGTGGAGGAAAAGGAGGAAGTGATTTTAATCCTTTAAATAAATCAGATAGAGAGATAAAAAGATTCTGTGAAAGTTTTATGAATGAGTTGTATCGTCATATTGGACCTGATAAAGATGTACCAGCTGGAGATATAGGAGTTAGCGGAAAAGAGATAGGATATCTATTTGGACATTATAGAAGATTAAAAGGGGCATATGAAAATGGTGTTATCACAGGAAAAGGATTTAACTATGGTGGAAGTAGAATAAGACCAGAAGCTACTGGATATGGTGTAACATATTTTGTTCAAGAGATGTTAAAAGATATGGGAGAAACTATTGTAGGAAAAAAAGTTGCTGTTTCAGGTTATGGAAATGTTGCTTGGGGAGCTTGTAAAAAGATAACAGAGTTAGGTGGAAAGGTAGTAACTATTTCTGGAAAGGCTGGATATATTTATGCTCCAAATGGTTTAACTGAGGAACAAGTAGAGTATATGCTAGTTTTAAGAAGTAATAGAGATGTTACTTTAAAAGATTTTGGAAGTAAATTTGGGCTTGAATTCTTTGAAGGAAAGAAACCTTGGGAAAGAAAAGTTGATATAGTTATCCCTTGTGCAATTCAAAATGAATTAAACTTAGATGATGCAAAAGAGATCTTAGCAAATCAAGTTAAAATAGTGTGTGAGGGAGCTAATATGCCTTGTACTCCAGAAGCAATAGAATTATTTGAAGAAAATAATATATTATATGCACCTGGAAAAGCAGCTAATGCTGGTGGAGTTGCAGTTTCAGCTCTTGAAATGAGCCAAAATAGTATGAGATATCAATGGAGTGCTGAAGAGGTTGATGCAAAGCTTCATGAAATAATGAAAGATATCTATGAAAAATCAAAAGAGATGAGTGAAAAATACAATGTGTCTCTAGCCAAAGGAGCAAATATTACTGGATTTAAAAAAGTTGCAGACACTATGATAATGCAAGGAAATTATTAAAAATAAATAAATTTTTGGGAGAACCAAATAATACTTGGTTCTTCTTTTTTTTTGAGGTAAAATATAGATGTATGTATTAAATTTTAGGAGGAATTAAATGTATAAAATAGTAGAGAAAAAATGGTTGACTCCAATAATTTGTTATATGGATATAGAGGCAAAAGATCTAGCTAATTCAGCTCAACCAGGGCAATTTCTTATAGTTAAAACAGATGAAAGAGGAGAGAGAATACCTTTAACAAT
It encodes the following:
- the gdhA gene encoding NADP-specific glutamate dehydrogenase, translating into MNAEQYIKEIIEKVKIKDKGEETFIQAVEEVLTSLTPFIEQNPQYIENNILERITEPERQIIFKVPWEDDNGKIQVNRGFRVEFNGVLGPYKGGLRFHPSVALDSMKFLSFEQTFKNALTGLPIGGGKGGSDFNPLNKSDREIKRFCESFMNELYRHIGPDKDVPAGDIGVSGKEIGYLFGHYRRLKGAYENGVITGKGFNYGGSRIRPEATGYGVTYFVQEMLKDMGETIVGKKVAVSGYGNVAWGACKKITELGGKVVTISGKAGYIYAPNGLTEEQVEYMLVLRSNRDVTLKDFGSKFGLEFFEGKKPWERKVDIVIPCAIQNELNLDDAKEILANQVKIVCEGANMPCTPEAIELFEENNILYAPGKAANAGGVAVSALEMSQNSMRYQWSAEEVDAKLHEIMKDIYEKSKEMSEKYNVSLAKGANITGFKKVADTMIMQGNY